One genomic segment of Tursiops truncatus isolate mTurTru1 chromosome 11, mTurTru1.mat.Y, whole genome shotgun sequence includes these proteins:
- the LOC109551426 gene encoding rho GTPase-activating protein 8: MGFLLEPCIRRPILSLKPRARSYRYGRGLLLCAPRTSSAPPKLNLVLICPSHKFGKKVTYFNDLSELHEHLKYDQLTIPPEVLQRVPGQIRFRNLRPQQRFTVKDANC; the protein is encoded by the exons ATGGGCTTCCTCTTAG AGCCCTGTATCAGACGCCCCATCCTGAGCCTAAAGCCGAGAGCCAGGTCCTACAGATACGGCCGAGGGCTCTTGCTCTGTGCGCCCCGCACATCGTCCGCGCCACCCAAATTAAATTTGGTGCTAATTTGCCCAAG TCACAAGTTTGGGAAAAAAGTCACCTATTTCAACGATCTGAGTGAGCTCCATGAACACCTCAAATACGACCAGCTGACCATCCCCCCGGAGGTTCTGCA ACGTGTGCCTGGCCAGATCCGGTTCCGAAATCTGCGGCCTCAACAAAGATTCACAGTGAAAGATGCTAACTGCTGA